Below is a genomic region from Streptomyces sp. RPA4-2.
CGTGCCACCGCGTTCACCGCCGGCCCGGTCTCCGGTCCACGTCGTGTGTCCCGCCCCGTCCACCATGGCGATCTACGGGAGTTGGCGGGCCACCCGGCCGGCCTCGCGGTGACCACCGCACAGCGTGAGTTCAACGTCCGCGACCGCCCCGGGGGAGACCGCCCAGGCCTGTCATGATGGACGCATGCGCGTGCTGATGCCGGTCCCCGACCGCGATGCCGACGTCACCGAAGTGGCCGTCCCCTGGCGGATCCTCACCGACGCGGGGCACGAAGTCGTTCTCGCCACCGAGCGGGCGGCCACCCGCCCGGCGGCCGACCCGCGGCTGCTCACGGGCGTGCTCCTCGGACAGTTGGGCGCCGCGGAGGAGCCCCGGCGCTACTACCAACAGCTCACCGAGACACCGGAGTTCACCGCGACCGTGTCCTGGGATGACGTGGCCGTCGACGACTTCGACGGTCTGCTCCTGCCGGGCGGACACGCGCCGGGCATGCGGCAGTATCTCGGCTCCGCCGCGCTCCAGCGGCAGGTCGCCCGCTTCTGGGCCCTGGGGCGGCCCGTCGGAGCGATCTGTCACGGAGTCCTCGTGCTCGCCCGCTCCCGCGACCTGGCCACGGGCCGCAGCCTGCTGGCGGGCCGGCGCACGACCTGCCTGCCCAAGTACTTGGAACGCACGGCCTACTTCACCACTGCCTGGCGTCTCGGCCGTTACTACCGTACGTATCCCGTCTACGTCGAGGACGAGGTCAAGGCGGCCCTCGCCGACCCGGGTGCGCAGTTCTCCCGCGGCCCCCGCACCCTCACCCGCCGCGGCACCGCCACCGACGACACCCACGCGTTCGTCGTCCAGGACGGCCCCTACCTCTCGGCCCGCTGGCCGGGAGACGCCTACCTGTTCGGCCGCCGCTACCTCGCCCTCCTGGACAGCACCACCGAACACTGAGGGCCGGCCCATGATGCCCGACGGGCGGACGGCGTCCGGGGCGGGGCCCCCGTTTGGGTACCGCCCCGGACGCCGCCCGCCCTTCGGCGCGCGGCGGGGGGCGTGGTCTATCCGCCCGTGCGGGCGGCCACCGCCTCTGGGGTCAGATACGCCTCGGTGTGCTCGAAGTCCCGCAGGGTTCCCTTGCTCCTGGCGAGGAAGCCCGTGCGGACGAAGTCGTCGCCCGCGACCGCGTTGAGGAGCCAGTTGGCGCTGGTACGGAACCTGGCCGCGCCCGTGCGCAGCGCGTACAGGTGGTATCCACGGGCCACGACCTGCGCGGGCACGCCCTTGAGGTCGATGCCGAGTGGCTTGGACACCGCGTCGTGTCCACCGAGATCGACCACCAGGCCGAGATCCTTGTGCCGGTACGACGTGGTCGGCTGCCCGTGCAGCAGCGCCGTCAGGTTCTTCGCGGCGTGCCGGCCCTGCCGGGCGGCGTGCTGCGCGGTGGGCACACAGTAGGAGCCGTCCCCCTTGGCGAGGTCGGGCACGGCGGCCGCGTCGCCCAGCGCGAACACGCCGTCCATGCCCGGCACCGTGAAGTCCGGCGCGGTCAGGATCCGGCCGCGTACGGTCTCGGCCCCCAGGGAGTCGACCAGCGGGCTCGCCGCGACACCGGCCGTCCACACGAGTGTCCGTGACGGCAGCACCCGGCCGTCCGTCAGGGTGACCTTGTCCTCGGTGACCGAGGCCACGGAGGTCTTCAGCGAGATCTGCACCCCGCGCTCGGTGAGCATGCGCAGTGCGCTCGCCCCGAGCCTGTCGCCGAGCTCCGGCAGCAGCTTGGGGGCCACGTCGAGCAGATGCCACTGGATGAGACGGGGGTCGAGCCGCGGGTGGTAGCGCTTCGACGCGGCGGTGGTCAGTCGCTGCAGACAGGCCGCGGTCTCGGTGCCCGCGTACCCGCCGCCCACCACCACGAACTGCAACCGCCGCGCCCGCTCGGCCTCGTCCGACGTGGCCGCCGCCAGGTCGAGTTGGGCGATCACGTGGTCGCGCAGATACACGGCCTGGGCGAGCGTCTTCATGCCGCGGGCCTCGTCGAGCAGGCCGGGAATGTCGAAGGTGCGGGTCACGCTGCCCGGAGTGAGGACCAGGTAGTCGTAGGGCAGGTCGACGAGTTCGCCGGTGATCTTGCGGACGACGCACATCTTGGACGCGGGGTCGACGCCGGCCACCGTTCCGGGCACCAGCTCCGTGCGGCGCAGGATCCGGCGCAGCGAGGGCGCCACGGACTGCGGGGTGACGACCCCTGAGGCGACCTGCGGCAGCAGGGGCAGGTAGAGCTGGTAGTCGGTGGGGCTGACCAGGGTGATCCGGGCGGCGCCGGGCCCGAGCGCGCGCTCGAGGCCCCGAGCGCACTCGACTCCGGCGAAGCCTCCGCCGACGATCACGATGTTCGGTGCGTCCATCCGTGATGCCTCTCTCCGTGTGCCGACACCGTGGTCCGTCGTCCGCGAGCCAAGGCTCACACGGGTGGTCCCGGTCTGCCACCGCAGGGCGGAGGCGAGGACGAGGGCCACGGAATTCTCTACCGATCAGTAATTTCGTCTTCCCCTTTCGTCCATCCTTAGGCACGATCATCGGTCGCACGGTGATGGTCGAAGCGCCGTCGCCGCTCCGACGTGAATAGGGGACGAGTATGACTGGACGCGGTGTGGGTCGCCGGATCGGCGCGCTCTCGGCGGTCGTCGCGCTGGGCATCGGAGGGACGGTCACCGTCGCGGGGTCCGCCGTCGCGGCTCCGGCGCGGACGGCGGTGACCGCGACGCAGGCGGCCGACGTCGACTACGCCACCTGGCAGCAGGACGTCCGGGCCGTGCTCGACCAGGCGGTGCCCTACGTCCAGCAGCGCACCGCGAACGCGTCCGGGCAGAAGCTGGCCCTCGTCTTCGACATCGACAACACCTCGCTGGAGACGGACTTCCACCCCTGGTACCAGCTGCCGACGCCGGCCGTCGCGCCCTCGCTCGACCTCGCTCGCTACGCGCGCTCCCGCGGCGTCGACATCTTCTTCATCAGCGCGCGTCCGGGCATCATCGCCGCCGAGACGAAGTGGAACCTGACGTCCGTCGGCTATCCGGTCTCCGGCCTCTACACACGTGATCTGCCTGACCTGTTCGACGAGGTCAGCGCCTACAAGACCGGCAAGCGGGCACAGATCGAGTCCCTGGGCTACAGCATCATCGCCAATGTCGGCAACAACGACTCCGACCTCGTCGGGGGCCACGCCGAACGCACCTTCAAGCTGCCCGACTACGACGGACAGTTGTCCTGAGCTCCGATTGCCTAGACTCCGGGCATGGACGAGACAAGGCTCGACACGCTCGGTTCGGGCAAGTTCCTTCTCATCACGAGCTATCGGAAGAACGGCACGGGGGTCCCGACTCCCGTGTGGGTGGTCCGGGACGGTGACGCACTCGGTGCCTGGACCGTCGCGGACTCCTGGAAGGTGAAGCGGATCCGCAACCGGCCGGACGTGCTCGTGGGTCCCTGCGACGTACGTGGCAACCCGACCGGTGAACAGGTTCCCGCCACGGCGGAGATCCTGGACCAGACCGCGACGGCGCGCTACCGCGGCCTGATCGCACGCAAGTACGGCATCTTCGGCCGTCTCACCCTCTTCGGCAGCAGGCTGCGCCGCGGCCGGGAGGGCACGGTCGGACTCCGCATCTCCCTGACCCCGTGAGAGACGGATGGGGGCCCGGCACCGGCCGGTCCCCCGTCCGCCCCCGCACCGTCGTCCTCCGTGGAACGGCCCCGGAGCCGGGCATGAGATCTCGACCGCGGTCCTATGGCGGACACCGCACGCAACCGGAGACAGAACGCGAGTGTCGGTGGTGCTCTGCCTCCTTCGCAGGCCGGCTAAGTCGCCCTCGGCTGAGGTGAGTTCGGCCCGTGAGGCACTGCTCCGGTTCCGCGGTGGTCCGGTGAGCGGGTGAGGGGACCGGCTGGAGGAACGGACCTGTCAGGAGGTCGACTCGGCCGTGCTGGGCGACCGCCGGTTCGCGGGCGGCAAGGCCGTGTGGGCGGCGTTGCGTCCACTGGGGCCGGATCTGCGGGACGCGGAGCAGGTCGTCCACGAGCCCTATGAGTTCTTCGGCGACCGCGTGCGGTTCGCGCCGCCGGATCCGCTCGAGGTGCCCACACTCGCGGTCCGTGCCGCCGCTCATCCGGGTCGGGTGGCCGTGGGATCTCGGACAGACTCCCGGTGAGCCACCCCCGGTCGCATCGATGGAGCCCACGTGGACGGACCGTGGCTCCGGCGCATTCGCGTCCATCGGCGGTGCCCGGTCCGGGAGTCGACCGGATGTGTGCTGCGCGAAGCGTTGACCAGAAAGCGCTTACCCCTTACGTTTCCCGTTCAGCGGCGTGACCCGTGTATGACATCTCGTATACGAGACACCAGATCTCCGAGCGGCACCACCTGGGAAAGTCAGTTCCTCGGAGGCGGTGATGCTCCGTGCCGATGTCACATCCCTCTCTCGTCGTTCCGCAAAGTGCACAGCGTTCGCGTACATGACCCACGAACACTCCCGAAGGGACGCACCCGCATGCGCACTCGCCCCCCACGCACCCGTTCTCGCACCCTGGCCCTGACGACGGGCGCGGCCGCCGCGCTGGCCGTCACCGCCGCGCTCGTCCTCCCGCAGTCCGCCGGCGCCGCCGAGAACGCGCCGATCGGCTTCGGCGCCGGCACCACCGGCGGCGGAGGCGCCTCCGCCGTCACGGTCACCACCCTGGACGCCTTCAAGACGGCCGTCACGGGCGGCACGGCCAAGGTCGTACGTGTCAGCGGACTGATCCCGCTCAGCGGACAGGTCGACGTCGGCTCCAACACCACGGTCCTGGGCGTCGGTTCGTCGTCCGGGTTCACCGGCGGCGGCTTGCGGCTGAAGAAGGTGACCAATGTCGTCGTCCGCAACCTGAACATCAGCAAGCCGGTCGCGCCGTCGGACGGCATCACCGTCCAGGCGTCGACGAAGGTGTGGATCGACCACAACTCCTTCTCCGCGGACCGCGACCACGACAAGGACTACTACGACGGTCTGCTGGACATCACCCACGGCTCCGACGCCGTCACCGTCTCCTGGAACACCTTCAAGGACCACTTCAAGGGCTCCCTCGTCGGCCACAGCGACAGCAACGCCTCCGAGGACACCGGGCACCTCCATGTGACCTACCACCACAACTACTTCGACAACGTCAACTCGCGCATCCCCAGCCTGCGCTTCGGCACCGGCCACTTCTACGACAACTACGTCGTCGGCGCCGAGACCGCCGTGCACTCCCGGATGGGCGCCCAGATGCTCGTCGAGAACAACGTCTTCCGCGGCACGAAGGTCGCCGTCACCACGAACCGCGACAGCGACGTGGACGGTCGTGCCAACCTGCGCGGCAACGACCTCGGCGGAGCCGCCACCGAGATCTCGCAGGTGGGCACCTTCACCAGCGCTCCGTACGGCTACACCGCCGAGCCCGCCTCGACCGTCGTCACCTCGGTGACCTCCGGCGCGGGCGCCGGAAAGCTCTGACCACCCCACGGGCAGCAGAAGGAATCGGGACATGACCTCATCAGCACAGCGACCCGTCCGCGGACCCCGTCCGCCGGTAGGCCGGCGCGCCCTGATCGGCGCGCTGGCCGCGCTCGGCCTGACCGGCGCCTCCGTCCTGGCGAGCGGCCTGGCCGCCCCCGCCGAGGCGGCCGCCGCCTGGCCGACCCCCACCACCAGCGTTCCGGTCCCGGCGACGATCCCGGTCTCGGGCACCTACGACGGCAAGCTCCAGCGGTTCTACGGCAGCGGCGACCTCGGTGACGGAGGCCAGTCCGAGGACCAGGACCCGATCTTCGACCTCGCGGACGGCGCCGTGCTCAAGAACGTCGTCATCGGGGCCCCGGCCGCCGACGGCATCCACTGCGCGGGCAGTTGCACGCTGCAGAACGTGTGGTGGGAGGACGTCGGCGAGGACGCGGCCACCTTCAAGGGCAAGTCGTCCTCCGCCACGTACACCGTGACCGGTGGCGGCGCGAAGGCGGCCTCGGACAAGGTGTTCCAGTTCAACGGCGCGGGGAAGCTGACCGTGACGGGCTTCCAGGTGTCGAACTTCGGCAAGCTGGTGCGCAGTTGCGGAAACTGCTCCACGCAGTACAAGCGCACGATCGTCGTCAGTGACGTGGACGTGACCGCGCCCGGCAAGTCCATCGTCGGCATCAACCAGAACTACGGTGACACCGCGACACTGACCAAGGTCCGCATCCACGGCGACAGCAGCAAGAAGATCAAGCCGTGCGTGCGCTACCAGGGCAACAGCACGGGTGCCGAGCCGACCGAGACCGGCAGTGGCGCCGACGGCACGTACTGCCGCTACACCAGCTCGGACATCACGTACGGCTGACTCGCGCATCCGGCCGAACGGACCCGCTCCGCACGGCGGTTCGTGCGACCGCCTGGGTACGGGGTGTCAGCTCCGGCTCCGGTAGGGCCCGTCGACGAGCTGGAACACCGGCTGGCTGCGCACCGGGTCCTGAGCGGTGGTGAGTTGGACCCGGTCACCGCTGTGCACGTCGGTGGCCGGGCCCGTGACCCTGCCCCGGACGGTGAAGCCCTCGGCCATCTCGACGAGGGAGACGTTCCGTGCCGCCGGGGTGTTGCGGTGGATGACGGTGGCGTGACGGACCACCCCGGTCCCCGTGCTCGCCTCCGTCCGCAAGTCACTGCCGGCGCAGACCGGACACAGGAGACGCTGGTACATCGCGCTGCCGCACCAGCGGCAGCGCTGGAAGAGAAGGGCCTCCGAAGGTGAAGTCCCGTGCGACGCGGGGTCGGTGCCGAGGGCGGCGGTGCCCGGTACGGCGCCGTCGGGTTCGGTGTCGAGCACGTCCGTCAAAGGTCGGGGGCCCGGATGAAGGGCGATTCCTGGGTGGTGCACGATGTCATCTCCCTGCGCTCGGCCGGAGTCGAAGGTGCCCGGATCGCCGCGCACGAGCCACAGAGTATGGCACTCAGTGCCACCCGTAAAGGCACTCGGTACCCTGATCTGGGGGAGGCGTCCTTCGGCCCGTCCGGTCCGCTCAGTCCCGTCCGAGCGTGGACTCGATCTCCCGCACCACGCGCCACATGGGCGCCCCGCGCCGGGAGATGACGACGACCACGTCCTCCCGCTCCTCGGCCGGAGCGGCGGCGGAAGGGTCACCGAACACGGCCTGCACGTGTCCGAGCGCGTGGTCCACGGCGGTGTCCGCGTCGCCCTGCCCGGCCGAACGCAGCCATGAGCGCAGCGCGTTGTTGTGCGCGGCGACCACGGACGCGGCGATCACGTCGGCCCGCAGGGCACCGTCGGGCCGGCCGTCGAAGCGCCCGCGCAGATACTCCGCGAGGGCACGCTCGTAGCGCCAGACCACCGACAACTCGTAGGCGCGCAGACCGGGCACCTTTTTGGTGAGACGGTAGCGCTGTACGGAGAAGGTCGGGTTCTCGGCGTACATGCGCAGCACGAGCCGGGCCGCGTCGCAGACCCGTCGCACCGGCTCGTCCTCGTCGGTGCCGTCGGCGAGGAAGGCGGTCATGTCGGCCAGGCAGCGCTCGTGGTCCGGGAAGACCACGTCCTCCTTGGACGGGAAGTAGCGGAAGAAGGACCGCCGGCCGACCCCGGCGAGCGCCACGATGTCGTCGACCGTGGTCTGCTCGTAGCCGCGCTCCGGGAACAGCCGGAAAGCCGCCGCGACCAGCGCGTCCCGCATGGGGGGCTTCGCCGTCGTCGTGTCGGCGGTGTCACCGCGCCGGGGTCCCTCGCTCATGAACGGGAACCTAGCATCGCGCGGGCGTGATGGCACTCGGTGCGCATGGTCGATGGAACTGAGTGCCCTGTGCCGCGGGGAAGGTGTCGTGCGTGCTCCGGACTCGACGGTGCGTCCGCCGTGGGATCGGCCGGGTGCGCCCGTCACCGGCGTGACCCGGTGCGGTCTTCTTCGACGGGGTGCCGGTGGGCCTGCCGTGCCGCGCAGGAATGACTTATTCCTGATGCGGATGAAATGTGATCGCATGTGAACTCGTCGTGTGGTCAAGGAAGTTGACAGACTCTGTGGGGTGATCGACTATGTGGTCGAGCTGTGACCCATGTGACCAATGGGTCCAGTGATTCTTCGACCACTCATCCCCGGTGCGGCCCCCGGCTGCCGTGTGCTGCCCTGCCGCCGACGACCGGGGCATGGATCACCAAGATGGGATCTGCATGTCCATTGCGAGACGTGTCACCTTCCGCTGCCTGCTGGGGACGGGCGCGGCGGTCCTCGCCCTCGCGGGGGCCGCGCCCGGCGCCTGGGCCAACGGCACCCCCGGCGGCGACGGCTGGGACAACGGCGGCGGCTACAAGCCGGGACAGGGCGCCGGTACGGTGACCGCGGCGGACCGCTGCGAGTTCTCCGTCGACGGGACGAACTTCCACGACTGGGTCCGTGTCGACGACCAGAACCTCAAGCCCACCGACGACGGCAAGGTGCACATCAAGGTCCGCGCGGCGGGCGACGCCGGCTCCTGCACCGCGTCCCTCGCCGCCTACCGCACCCACGGTGCCACCTTCAGGACCTCCGGGGAGCAGGTCTTCCACGACTTCGACTCCGTCCGGGTCAAGCCGGGTGACACCGACTCCCTGGACATCGCGGTGCCGGACCTCGGCTGCTACGCGCAGATCGACCTCTACCGCGGTGCCGTGAAGTTCGACGGCAAGTTCGACGCCAACGACGGCTTCGACCACGGTGACCTGCCCAAGGGGCCGGACCGCGCGGTCATCAAGGACAAGCTGATCATGGCGTGGAACGGCGGCGGGAAGGACTGCACGGCGCAGCCGCCGGGCACGCCCGAGACCACGCCGCCGGCGACCACGCCGCCCGCCTCGACCCCGCCCGCGCAGACTCCGGGCAGCCCGACCCCGTCGGCGTCGACGCCGGAGTCGACCCCGCCGCAGACACCGGCCACGCCGTCGGCGTCCGGGTCGACCACGCCGCCGGCTCCCACGCCGAACGGTGGTGGGTCGACCCCGCCAGGGGA
It encodes:
- a CDS encoding polysaccharide lyase family 1 protein, with the translated sequence MRTRPPRTRSRTLALTTGAAAALAVTAALVLPQSAGAAENAPIGFGAGTTGGGGASAVTVTTLDAFKTAVTGGTAKVVRVSGLIPLSGQVDVGSNTTVLGVGSSSGFTGGGLRLKKVTNVVVRNLNISKPVAPSDGITVQASTKVWIDHNSFSADRDHDKDYYDGLLDITHGSDAVTVSWNTFKDHFKGSLVGHSDSNASEDTGHLHVTYHHNYFDNVNSRIPSLRFGTGHFYDNYVVGAETAVHSRMGAQMLVENNVFRGTKVAVTTNRDSDVDGRANLRGNDLGGAATEISQVGTFTSAPYGYTAEPASTVVTSVTSGAGAGKL
- a CDS encoding PPOX class F420-dependent oxidoreductase translates to MDETRLDTLGSGKFLLITSYRKNGTGVPTPVWVVRDGDALGAWTVADSWKVKRIRNRPDVLVGPCDVRGNPTGEQVPATAEILDQTATARYRGLIARKYGIFGRLTLFGSRLRRGREGTVGLRISLTP
- a CDS encoding type 1 glutamine amidotransferase domain-containing protein gives rise to the protein MRVLMPVPDRDADVTEVAVPWRILTDAGHEVVLATERAATRPAADPRLLTGVLLGQLGAAEEPRRYYQQLTETPEFTATVSWDDVAVDDFDGLLLPGGHAPGMRQYLGSAALQRQVARFWALGRPVGAICHGVLVLARSRDLATGRSLLAGRRTTCLPKYLERTAYFTTAWRLGRYYRTYPVYVEDEVKAALADPGAQFSRGPRTLTRRGTATDDTHAFVVQDGPYLSARWPGDAYLFGRRYLALLDSTTEH
- a CDS encoding Zn-ribbon domain-containing OB-fold protein — translated: MLDTEPDGAVPGTAALGTDPASHGTSPSEALLFQRCRWCGSAMYQRLLCPVCAGSDLRTEASTGTGVVRHATVIHRNTPAARNVSLVEMAEGFTVRGRVTGPATDVHSGDRVQLTTAQDPVRSQPVFQLVDGPYRSRS
- a CDS encoding NAD(P)/FAD-dependent oxidoreductase, producing MDAPNIVIVGGGFAGVECARGLERALGPGAARITLVSPTDYQLYLPLLPQVASGVVTPQSVAPSLRRILRRTELVPGTVAGVDPASKMCVVRKITGELVDLPYDYLVLTPGSVTRTFDIPGLLDEARGMKTLAQAVYLRDHVIAQLDLAAATSDEAERARRLQFVVVGGGYAGTETAACLQRLTTAASKRYHPRLDPRLIQWHLLDVAPKLLPELGDRLGASALRMLTERGVQISLKTSVASVTEDKVTLTDGRVLPSRTLVWTAGVAASPLVDSLGAETVRGRILTAPDFTVPGMDGVFALGDAAAVPDLAKGDGSYCVPTAQHAARQGRHAAKNLTALLHGQPTTSYRHKDLGLVVDLGGHDAVSKPLGIDLKGVPAQVVARGYHLYALRTGAARFRTSANWLLNAVAGDDFVRTGFLARSKGTLRDFEHTEAYLTPEAVAARTGG
- a CDS encoding TetR family transcriptional regulator; translation: MRDALVAAAFRLFPERGYEQTTVDDIVALAGVGRRSFFRYFPSKEDVVFPDHERCLADMTAFLADGTDEDEPVRRVCDAARLVLRMYAENPTFSVQRYRLTKKVPGLRAYELSVVWRYERALAEYLRGRFDGRPDGALRADVIAASVVAAHNNALRSWLRSAGQGDADTAVDHALGHVQAVFGDPSAAAPAEEREDVVVVISRRGAPMWRVVREIESTLGRD
- a CDS encoding HAD family acid phosphatase; the protein is MTGRGVGRRIGALSAVVALGIGGTVTVAGSAVAAPARTAVTATQAADVDYATWQQDVRAVLDQAVPYVQQRTANASGQKLALVFDIDNTSLETDFHPWYQLPTPAVAPSLDLARYARSRGVDIFFISARPGIIAAETKWNLTSVGYPVSGLYTRDLPDLFDEVSAYKTGKRAQIESLGYSIIANVGNNDSDLVGGHAERTFKLPDYDGQLS
- a CDS encoding pectate lyase, with the protein product MTSSAQRPVRGPRPPVGRRALIGALAALGLTGASVLASGLAAPAEAAAAWPTPTTSVPVPATIPVSGTYDGKLQRFYGSGDLGDGGQSEDQDPIFDLADGAVLKNVVIGAPAADGIHCAGSCTLQNVWWEDVGEDAATFKGKSSSATYTVTGGGAKAASDKVFQFNGAGKLTVTGFQVSNFGKLVRSCGNCSTQYKRTIVVSDVDVTAPGKSIVGINQNYGDTATLTKVRIHGDSSKKIKPCVRYQGNSTGAEPTETGSGADGTYCRYTSSDITYG
- a CDS encoding LAETG motif-containing sortase-dependent surface protein; amino-acid sequence: MSIARRVTFRCLLGTGAAVLALAGAAPGAWANGTPGGDGWDNGGGYKPGQGAGTVTAADRCEFSVDGTNFHDWVRVDDQNLKPTDDGKVHIKVRAAGDAGSCTASLAAYRTHGATFRTSGEQVFHDFDSVRVKPGDTDSLDIAVPDLGCYAQIDLYRGAVKFDGKFDANDGFDHGDLPKGPDRAVIKDKLIMAWNGGGKDCTAQPPGTPETTPPATTPPASTPPAQTPGSPTPSASTPESTPPQTPATPSASGSTTPPAPTPNGGGSTPPGDLAETGGGGTLPIAAGAAALLAAGGAITVVTRRRRSGRTTS